TGTTCAGAATATAGATAAGcttttgtttgctgctgttAAACAAATGgctttattgtgtgtgtttactacattatgtgtgtgtatgtgaagaAAAGGCCCAGGCTGGGTTTACAGATATACCCTTTTTATGCAGGCTGCGTTGTCTACGTGACGCTGGCTGACCCCCCGGCAGACGGTTGGTGGAGTCCACTCTGTCTAGGTCTGTCGGTACTGGCTTTTTGGACTTGGCAAAGTACAAAGGAGTTGAGGTGTGACTCAGGCGGTTTCTACCCCGACTCTCCTTTTCCATTATTCTGGACTTGCCCTTCTTTATAATAGTGCTTGGAGTGGGAACCAAGCTGCCTAAATCTAGATAGGGAGGATAATTAAGATGttacaaagacaaatgaaagcTGCAGGGAAAACCTCTATTTTCTAACTGACCTGATGTGGATTGGTTGATGCTCAGTGTCCGAACTGTAGTTGATTGGTTGTTTATGGGAGGAGTTGAACAGCAACCTAGATGATTTgtgagagaatgaatgaaaatgatcaaATCTTAGTATAATATAAGGTTTTCCGTGTTCTATGTTTGGGTGGTTATCTCCATTTACCTGGTGAAGTGGTTGTGGATGCTGGACTATATGAATTCTTATGCAAGGATCCCAGTGCAGCTCGGGACCTGCACCAATAAGACGGGAGGTCAAGAGTATATGTTAGTTCAAATATAAAACCAATACATTAAAGATCCAATGAACAATAGGGTGTTTAGATACATGACCTGTAATCACCTTTTAGATAGGATAAAACAAACACTCAGTTAAAcgatcaaaaataaaagccaggaTATGAAGTAAGTATAGCAAGAAATTCAGGTGCTGAAAGGCATACCATAggcagacaggaggacagaaaggTACAGTGGGAGTGAAGATGGGCACCCAAGAGACGTAGAGAACACAGGAAGGAAAATGGCTAGAGAAATCAGGAACACAGTACGGAGGACATTGATTAAGAAGTGGAAAATCGATCATCAGAATAACAAGGCCCGATTTTCCGCCTTAAGATTCCGTACCCATCTTTCTCCGTGACGTCTCCTCTGTGGTGAAGAGTCAGCACGTATAGGATGGACATGGAAATGACACTGTGGGGGAAGAGATCCCATACAAAACCAATCTTATACCACTACTCCACACAGATGAAACTGCTTTTTGTTCCGCCACCACTCCCTCAGTCTAACCTGAAGGCCATGACAATGACCAGGGCCAGGATGGCGCCCTGCATGAACCTCTGGCTGATGCAGCCTTGATCTGGGAGTGAAttctgcagcaaacacacagatggAGTTACATCTCCCAATGTGAAACAAACTTAAAGACATaaatacatcatcatcatcatcatcatcatcaacacagaCCTTGCTCCCAGGTCTCACTGTCTTTTTCTTGAGTGGCCCACTTCCTGTTCTGCTAAAATAACTCCCTGATTGGCTacatgaagaaaaagagaacagTAATTATACACGTTGTTTCCGCTCGTTCGAGATTCCCCCTCCGGCTCTGAAATCCCTCTGAGGTGGGCTCTGGCTTCTTTGCTCTTACCTGACTGTGCTTCCACTCACGGTGCTCTTCATGCTGTCAAGCCGACGGATCTTGGCTAGTTTGCGGCTCCAGCGCTCCAGTTCATCTATACGAGTCTCCAGGTTGTCCGTCAGCTTGCATAGCTCCTTCACTGCTCCCACATTCTCCATGAAGATGCGTTCCTTTGAAATCAGAGCTGTTTAGTGTTTAGGGACGTAACGTTTGTGCACCCGTGTCCTGCATCTGCGCATTTATTACCTTGTTGACAACTAGCAGGTTGGGGATAGTTTCTCCGTTGGCACACACCACATCACCCCCCTCCTTCACCGCTTCAGGCAGGATTTGCAGAACCTCTTGAGCGATGACTCCTGCAAGACGGTTTGGATAGGTGAAAACGGGCAACAGTATAGAACACACGTACAAAAATCCACACAAAGTGATGGGAAAATATGACTTTACAGTTATAATACAAAGTGAAGTGTGCAAAGTTATGAGATGATAGTGGAACACACGTGAGATTGTTATTTATGAGGTGGTTACCAGTGTCTGCAGTGTTCTCTAGGCCCACGCTGGCAGCAAACTCAGGCTTGTATTGATAATGGACCAGCCTCATCTGAGAAATCCGTTTCAAATTGTCTGTGGTGTCGacctacacacagacaggacGACGGTGACATCCGTGCACGTGGTATGACAATACAATGCTCATTTCACAGACGACATTGTTTGCGTGTCACATGATTCGCGGTGACAATCGCTTCAGGTGCACGACGACTCGTGCTGACATATTGGACGCACAAATACAGACCCACATTGATACACACTGAGAGTCATCCTGACCTCTTGGACATTTTCTTTGGCCCTGATGTCAGATGGGTGTACCAGGGAGCCCATGACCTTCAGATTGCCGTGGACGACAAGCGCCTCATCAGGACGGTCCGTGTTTATGCCGACTCTGCCGTGGTGGTACACCGAGTCCGGCAGCTGTCCACGCTGCCACAGTACCTCGTTGTCGCTTTCAAACTGTCCCGGGTTGGATGCCTGTAATGGAGAGACAAGGGAGAAGGTGCACAGACAAACGGCGCTTGAGATATTTCTGAAAATATGTTAAAAAGTACTGCTACAACATATTTAAAGAAATACTTTGCAATTATTGGACAGTATGCATATTCGATTTCCTGCAAAGAGTCAGATTAGCAGATCTACTGGACGCCATCTGAACTGCTCCTAGTTAAAAACATGGGCCAGTGACCATgcagtagaccccccccccccagtgacccACTACAATTTATAGTTTTTACAAGTAGGCTATatgtttcaatttaaaaaaaaagtaaacaaagacagcagttagcagttttgtgtgtttccaatCTTTGTGTAAAGATTTGAGGCAGGAAAGCAAATGAGCATATTTCCAAAAATGTTGAACTATTCCTTTTACGCAATTTTAATACTTAACATGTGACATTAAAGCTTAGTATATGTTAAAATTCActggataaataaaatatttcactcaTTTATGGTCTCCTGGAAGGGCATTTCCAATGTTAGCATAatactatatttatatttatatatataagatcAAAAACTGCAACACGGttaaacaaaaatatgtaattagttatttaatttgaaggaaaaaaaacacattggtATGTACAGCAGAACCATAGAAACGTGCTTCATTCATAAGAGATATGATTGTTGTAGGAGGCAGACAGACATGGCTAGACGTTACCCTGACGATGATCCTCTCAGACGCTTG
The nucleotide sequence above comes from Brachionichthys hirsutus isolate HB-005 unplaced genomic scaffold, CSIRO-AGI_Bhir_v1 contig_1401, whole genome shotgun sequence. Encoded proteins:
- the LOC137916520 gene encoding myelin regulatory factor-like, whose product is MYLKPEPMISQYPIGPATSGSGDLQQTQMLHQLLQHPQGQDGIPAHQAKKRKHSDSPNSTLNCQILTGIIKQEPGLLQDADNAYLDPNYQCIKWQPHLQSKWTPLYDANCKELPMPTYRVDADKGFNFSLSDDAFVCQKKNHFQVTVYVGMVGEPKYIKTNDGLQPIDCFYLKLNGVKMEAVNQSISVEQSQSDRSKRPFKPVLITLPSEQVTKVTVGRLHFSETTSNNMRKKGKPNPDQRYFMLVVALQAQSHSQSYTVAAQASERIIVRVTSSHASNPGQFESDNEVLWQRGQLPDSVYHHGRVGINTDRPDEALVVHGNLKVMGSLVHPSDIRAKENVQEVDTTDNLKRISQMRLVHYQYKPEFAASVGLENTADTGVIAQEVLQILPEAVKEGGDVVCANGETIPNLLVVNKERIFMENVGAVKELCKLTDNLETRIDELERWSRKLAKIRRLDSMKSTVSGSTVSQSGSYFSRTGSGPLKKKTVRPGSKNSLPDQGCISQRFMQGAILALVIVMAFSVISMSILYVLTLHHRGDVTEKDGHFPSCVLYVSWVPIFTPTVPFCPPVCLWSRAALGSLHKNSYSPASTTTSPGCCSTPPINNQSTTVRTLSINQSTSDLGSLVPTPSTIIKKGKSRIMEKESRGRNRLSHTSTPLYFAKSKKPVPTDLDRVDSTNRLPGGQPASRRQRSLHKKGGTYSPSLSRLHVMETNQDIVPQSCAAPESCSYTVLLSRNRNSSISNITLHMMSTNSVWIQQCGATKGRLCPNHTETPLYGGKRVPTKGTSHLWSVPVLSFQDITYHFRISLSNEVSCAVEGDASSYSDYRFVIQSGCV